In the Oceanispirochaeta sp. genome, CCATGAAGATCTACAATACCGGAGACATCAGCAAGGCTCTTAAAATGCTCAAGGATGCGGTAGAAGCCGGGCTGGCGGCAAAATATCAGCTCACAGTGGGGTATATCCTTTTAAAAGAGGGATACACCGAAGATGCCGAGCGGATATTCACCTTTCTGATCAACACACCCCAGGGAAAATTCAACAGCAATCATGCCAGGGCCTATTCCGCCCTGATACACTGGAAAAAGGGCCATCTGGATGAAGCGATACAGGAGCTGAAAACCCTGTTGGAAGAGGACTACAGAACCACCGCCCTCTACTCCAATCTCGGTTTTTTCCTGATTGAAAAGGGAGATTTGGACAAGGCTCTGGAAATCAATCTGGAAGCCTTCTATTATGATGGATTCTCTCCGGTGATCCTGGATAATCTGGGCCTGTGTTACATCAAAAGAGAAGAATGGGTCAAGGCTGAAGAGATATATGAAAAGCTTATAAAGAGCGATCCTGGATTCCCTGACGCCTGGTACAATGCCGCCCTGGTGGCCATCCAGCGGGGGGACAAAGAAAAGGCGGAATCCTTGCTGAATTCCGCCCTTGAAAAAAAGTTTTCCTATTTGAGTACCCTCAATAAGGCACAGGTGGAAGAACAACTGCAGCTTCTCAAAGGCTGAGCCGTTTTTCCCCATCAGAAGAAAATCAATCCTTACTCTTTT is a window encoding:
- a CDS encoding tetratricopeptide repeat protein gives rise to the protein MNIILLTVPLILVMYLFYRFRSFPLFIKAMKIYNTGDISKALKMLKDAVEAGLAAKYQLTVGYILLKEGYTEDAERIFTFLINTPQGKFNSNHARAYSALIHWKKGHLDEAIQELKTLLEEDYRTTALYSNLGFFLIEKGDLDKALEINLEAFYYDGFSPVILDNLGLCYIKREEWVKAEEIYEKLIKSDPGFPDAWYNAALVAIQRGDKEKAESLLNSALEKKFSYLSTLNKAQVEEQLQLLKG